In Trifolium pratense cultivar HEN17-A07 linkage group LG7, ARS_RC_1.1, whole genome shotgun sequence, a genomic segment contains:
- the LOC123899667 gene encoding pentatricopeptide repeat-containing protein At1g80880, mitochondrial-like isoform X1 — protein MAQRCCNFYISISRRLNALPILKPPPPPSQAFYQTLSIHSHSNNHYPPPPYPFHFNFDFNHPTLLKFIQFLKNNNDKNDDDDDVHFLSSLEEPNADLICSAAIWVLREDWKPALRAFKLNSLYNNEKACNLMIWVLGTHAKFSIAWSIIRDMHNSSLSTHQAMLIIIDRYAYANNSAKAIETFNFMNKFRLTPDREAFRALLTALCKYGNVEEAQEFMLVNNKFFPLEIESFNIILNGWCNITVDVYEAKRVWRDMLKYCITPDATSYSHMISCFSKEGNLFDSLRLYDQMKKREWIPGIEIYNSLVYVLTRENCPKEALKTIDKMKEQGLQPDSDTFNSMIRPLCQAGKLAAARIVLNTMVEENISPTVETYHAFFEGTDYHGTLEFLSKMKGSGLGPNKDSFLINLVKFLELKQLVNALKIWAEMKKYDVEPSCIHYRKMVKGLVTCRWFIKAKDFYEEMISNGCSEDPKLNKLLQKEVLDSGDKRKQNVIKAISDKV, from the exons ATGGCTCAACGTTGTTGCAACTtttacatttcaatttcaaGGCGGCTGAATGCCCTTCCAATTCTAaaacctcctcctcctccctcTCAGGCATTCTATCAAACACTTTCAATACACTCTCATTCAAACAATCACTATCCTCCTCCTCCTTATCCTTTCCACTTCAACTTTGATTTCAATCACCCAACTCTATTGAAATTCATCCAATTCCTCAAAAACAACAACGACAaaaacgatgatgatgatgatgttcatTTCCTTTCATCACTGGAAGAACCAAATGCAGATTTAATATGTTCCGCAGCAATTTGGGTTTTAAGGGAAGATTGGAAACCTGCATTGCGTGCCTTCAAATTGAATAGCCTCTATAATAACGAAAAAGCTTGCAACTTGATGATATGGGTTTTGGGAACTCATGCAAAATTTTCCATAGCATGGTCCATCATTCGAGATATGCATAACTCTTCTCTCTCTACTCATCAGGCTATGCTTATTATCATTGACAG ATATGCATATGCAAATAACTCTGCTAAGGCTATTGAAACATTCAACTTTATGAACAAGTTCAGATTGACCCCTGATCGGGAAGCATTTCGTGCACTTTTGACTGCTCTTTGTAAATATGGTAACGTCGAAGAGGCTCAAGAGTTTATGCTAGTCAACAACAAGTTCTTCCCACTTGAGATCGAGAGCTTCAACATTATTCTTAATGGATGGTGTAACATAACAGTTGATGTATATGAAGCAAAAAGAGTTTGGAGAGACATGTTAAAATACTGTATAACACCAGATGCTACTTCGTATAGCCACATGATTTCTTGCTTTTCGAAGGAAGGGAATCTTTTTGACTCTCTTAGACTCTATGATCAGATGAAAAAAAGGGAATGGATCCCTGGGATAGAGATCTACAATTCCTTAGTGTATGTTTTAACTCGTGAAAATTGTCCCAAGGAAGCTCTCAAGACTATAGATAAAATGAAGGAACAAGGTTTGCAGCCAGACTCTGACACATTTAACTCCATGATCCGTCCTCTCTGTCAAGCTGGAAAACTAGCAGCGGCAAGAATAGTGTTGAACACAATGGTAGAGGAGAATATTAGTCCAACTGTTGAGACTTACCATGCATTCTTTGAAGGAACAGATTATCATGGAACGTTAGAATTTCTGAGTAAGATGAAAGGTTCTGGTTTGGGTCCAAATAAAGATTCCTTTCTTATAAATCTGGTAAAGTTCTTAGAGTTGAAGCAACTTGTAAATGCACTGAAAATTTGGgcagaaatgaagaaatatgaTGTGGAGCCCAGTTGTATACATTACAGAAAAATGGTTAAAGGGCTTGTAACATGCAGGTGGTTCATAAAAGCCAAGGATTTTTATGAGGAGATGATCTCAAACGGATGTTCAGAAGATCCAAAGCTTAATAAGCTCCTTCAGAAAGAAGTGCTTGATAGTGGTGATAAAAGAAAACAGAATGTTATAAAGGCTATTAGTGATAAAGTGTGA
- the LOC123899667 gene encoding 5-formyltetrahydrofolate cyclo-ligase, mitochondrial-like isoform X2, which translates to MLLPSFAERKHGCEDRVMMTQWYTRAAAKGVVISGQLWQPNRLLRMSTNCNNDNTNNRDDLDSIFKQKRILRTQVRKTLKAIDPSLRSQQDNAIQDIILGAPWFKSSLRLCAYISCSALREVDTFKLLSQILQPPPSGGKKLYVPRVEDKNSNMRMLNVSRIDDLVANSMNILEPDPVDADGNAREDVLQANEPVDILLLPGLAFDKSGRRLGRGGGYYDTFLKNYQDLAETQNWKQPLLVALSYSQQILDDGVIPVTSTDVLVDALVSPEGVIPISSAAFNRMDI; encoded by the exons AACGAAAACATGGATGTGAAGACAGAGTTATGATGACACAGTGGTATACAAGAGCAGCCGCGAAAGGTGTGGTAATTAGTGGACAATTGTGGCAACCAAATCGTCTGCTGAGGATGTCAACTAACTGTAACAACGACAACACCAACAACCGTGATGACCTGGATTCCATTTTCAAACAGAAACGAATTCTTCGAACTCAGGTCAGAAAAACCCTCAAGGCCATCGACCCCTCCCTCAGGTCTCAACAAG ACAATGCTATTCAAGACATAATTTTGGGAGCTCCGTGGTTCAAATCAAGCCTTAGGCTATGCGCATACATTAGTTGTAGTGCTTTACGAGAAGTTGATACTTTCAAACTCTTATCACAAATTTTGCAGCCTCCACCCAGTG GTGGTAAAAAACTATATGTACCACGGGTGGAGGATAAAAATAGTAACATGAGGATGCTTAACGTATCGCGTATTGATGATCTTGTTGCAAACTCAATGAACATCTTAGAACCAGATCCTGTCGATGCTGATGGAAATGCACGTGAAGATG TTTTGCAGGCGAATGAACCAGTTGATATTTTGCTTTTACCTG GGTTGGCATTTGACAAATCTGGACGACGTTTAGGCCGTGGTGGAGG TTACTACGATACCTTCTTGAAAAATTATCAGGACCTTGCAGAGACTCAGAATTGGAAGCAGCCCTTGCTTG TTGCACTCTCATATTCACAACAAATACTAGATGATGGTGTGATACCAGTTACTTCAACTGATGTTCTAGTTGATGCTCTTGTATCTCCAGAAGGTGTAATTCCCATCAGTTCTGCTGCCTTCAACAG AATGGATATCTGA
- the LOC123899667 gene encoding 5-formyltetrahydrofolate cyclo-ligase, mitochondrial-like isoform X7 produces MLLPSFAERKHGCEDRVMMTQWYTRAAAKGVVISGQLWQPNRLLRMSTNCNNDNTNNRDDLDSIFKQKRILRTQVRKTLKAIDPSLRSQQDNAIQDIILGAPWFKSSLRLCAYISCSALREVDTFKLLSQILQPPPSGGKKLYVPRVEDKNSNMRMLNVSRIDDLVANSMNILEPDPVDADGNAREDVLQANEPVDILLLPGLAFDKSGRRLGRGGGYASIFLASRRKH; encoded by the exons AACGAAAACATGGATGTGAAGACAGAGTTATGATGACACAGTGGTATACAAGAGCAGCCGCGAAAGGTGTGGTAATTAGTGGACAATTGTGGCAACCAAATCGTCTGCTGAGGATGTCAACTAACTGTAACAACGACAACACCAACAACCGTGATGACCTGGATTCCATTTTCAAACAGAAACGAATTCTTCGAACTCAGGTCAGAAAAACCCTCAAGGCCATCGACCCCTCCCTCAGGTCTCAACAAG ACAATGCTATTCAAGACATAATTTTGGGAGCTCCGTGGTTCAAATCAAGCCTTAGGCTATGCGCATACATTAGTTGTAGTGCTTTACGAGAAGTTGATACTTTCAAACTCTTATCACAAATTTTGCAGCCTCCACCCAGTG GTGGTAAAAAACTATATGTACCACGGGTGGAGGATAAAAATAGTAACATGAGGATGCTTAACGTATCGCGTATTGATGATCTTGTTGCAAACTCAATGAACATCTTAGAACCAGATCCTGTCGATGCTGATGGAAATGCACGTGAAGATG TTTTGCAGGCGAATGAACCAGTTGATATTTTGCTTTTACCTG GGTTGGCATTTGACAAATCTGGACGACGTTTAGGCCGTGGTGGAGGGTATGCTTCTATATTTCTAGCATCCAGACGAAAGCATTAG
- the LOC123899667 gene encoding 5-formyltetrahydrofolate cyclo-ligase, mitochondrial-like isoform X3: MLLPSFADRVMMTQWYTRAAAKGVVISGQLWQPNRLLRMSTNCNNDNTNNRDDLDSIFKQKRILRTQVRKTLKAIDPSLRSQQDNAIQDIILGAPWFKSSLRLCAYISCSALREVDTFKLLSQILQPPPSGGKKLYVPRVEDKNSNMRMLNVSRIDDLVANSMNILEPDPVDADGNAREDVLQANEPVDILLLPGLAFDKSGRRLGRGGGYYDTFLKNYQDLAETQNWKQPLLVALSYSQQILDDGVIPVTSTDVLVDALVSPEGVIPISSAAFNRMDI; the protein is encoded by the exons ACAGAGTTATGATGACACAGTGGTATACAAGAGCAGCCGCGAAAGGTGTGGTAATTAGTGGACAATTGTGGCAACCAAATCGTCTGCTGAGGATGTCAACTAACTGTAACAACGACAACACCAACAACCGTGATGACCTGGATTCCATTTTCAAACAGAAACGAATTCTTCGAACTCAGGTCAGAAAAACCCTCAAGGCCATCGACCCCTCCCTCAGGTCTCAACAAG ACAATGCTATTCAAGACATAATTTTGGGAGCTCCGTGGTTCAAATCAAGCCTTAGGCTATGCGCATACATTAGTTGTAGTGCTTTACGAGAAGTTGATACTTTCAAACTCTTATCACAAATTTTGCAGCCTCCACCCAGTG GTGGTAAAAAACTATATGTACCACGGGTGGAGGATAAAAATAGTAACATGAGGATGCTTAACGTATCGCGTATTGATGATCTTGTTGCAAACTCAATGAACATCTTAGAACCAGATCCTGTCGATGCTGATGGAAATGCACGTGAAGATG TTTTGCAGGCGAATGAACCAGTTGATATTTTGCTTTTACCTG GGTTGGCATTTGACAAATCTGGACGACGTTTAGGCCGTGGTGGAGG TTACTACGATACCTTCTTGAAAAATTATCAGGACCTTGCAGAGACTCAGAATTGGAAGCAGCCCTTGCTTG TTGCACTCTCATATTCACAACAAATACTAGATGATGGTGTGATACCAGTTACTTCAACTGATGTTCTAGTTGATGCTCTTGTATCTCCAGAAGGTGTAATTCCCATCAGTTCTGCTGCCTTCAACAG AATGGATATCTGA
- the LOC123899667 gene encoding 5-formyltetrahydrofolate cyclo-ligase, mitochondrial-like isoform X5: MMTQWYTRAAAKGVVISGQLWQPNRLLRMSTNCNNDNTNNRDDLDSIFKQKRILRTQVRKTLKAIDPSLRSQQDNAIQDIILGAPWFKSSLRLCAYISCSALREVDTFKLLSQILQPPPSGGKKLYVPRVEDKNSNMRMLNVSRIDDLVANSMNILEPDPVDADGNAREDVLQANEPVDILLLPGLAFDKSGRRLGRGGGYYDTFLKNYQDLAETQNWKQPLLVALSYSQQILDDGVIPVTSTDVLVDALVSPEGVIPISSAAFNRMDI; encoded by the exons ATGATGACACAGTGGTATACAAGAGCAGCCGCGAAAGGTGTGGTAATTAGTGGACAATTGTGGCAACCAAATCGTCTGCTGAGGATGTCAACTAACTGTAACAACGACAACACCAACAACCGTGATGACCTGGATTCCATTTTCAAACAGAAACGAATTCTTCGAACTCAGGTCAGAAAAACCCTCAAGGCCATCGACCCCTCCCTCAGGTCTCAACAAG ACAATGCTATTCAAGACATAATTTTGGGAGCTCCGTGGTTCAAATCAAGCCTTAGGCTATGCGCATACATTAGTTGTAGTGCTTTACGAGAAGTTGATACTTTCAAACTCTTATCACAAATTTTGCAGCCTCCACCCAGTG GTGGTAAAAAACTATATGTACCACGGGTGGAGGATAAAAATAGTAACATGAGGATGCTTAACGTATCGCGTATTGATGATCTTGTTGCAAACTCAATGAACATCTTAGAACCAGATCCTGTCGATGCTGATGGAAATGCACGTGAAGATG TTTTGCAGGCGAATGAACCAGTTGATATTTTGCTTTTACCTG GGTTGGCATTTGACAAATCTGGACGACGTTTAGGCCGTGGTGGAGG TTACTACGATACCTTCTTGAAAAATTATCAGGACCTTGCAGAGACTCAGAATTGGAAGCAGCCCTTGCTTG TTGCACTCTCATATTCACAACAAATACTAGATGATGGTGTGATACCAGTTACTTCAACTGATGTTCTAGTTGATGCTCTTGTATCTCCAGAAGGTGTAATTCCCATCAGTTCTGCTGCCTTCAACAG AATGGATATCTGA
- the LOC123899667 gene encoding 5-formyltetrahydrofolate cyclo-ligase, mitochondrial-like isoform X4: MYITEQWYTRAAAKGVVISGQLWQPNRLLRMSTNCNNDNTNNRDDLDSIFKQKRILRTQVRKTLKAIDPSLRSQQDNAIQDIILGAPWFKSSLRLCAYISCSALREVDTFKLLSQILQPPPSGGKKLYVPRVEDKNSNMRMLNVSRIDDLVANSMNILEPDPVDADGNAREDVLQANEPVDILLLPGLAFDKSGRRLGRGGGYYDTFLKNYQDLAETQNWKQPLLVALSYSQQILDDGVIPVTSTDVLVDALVSPEGVIPISSAAFNRMDI, from the exons TGGTATACAAGAGCAGCCGCGAAAGGTGTGGTAATTAGTGGACAATTGTGGCAACCAAATCGTCTGCTGAGGATGTCAACTAACTGTAACAACGACAACACCAACAACCGTGATGACCTGGATTCCATTTTCAAACAGAAACGAATTCTTCGAACTCAGGTCAGAAAAACCCTCAAGGCCATCGACCCCTCCCTCAGGTCTCAACAAG ACAATGCTATTCAAGACATAATTTTGGGAGCTCCGTGGTTCAAATCAAGCCTTAGGCTATGCGCATACATTAGTTGTAGTGCTTTACGAGAAGTTGATACTTTCAAACTCTTATCACAAATTTTGCAGCCTCCACCCAGTG GTGGTAAAAAACTATATGTACCACGGGTGGAGGATAAAAATAGTAACATGAGGATGCTTAACGTATCGCGTATTGATGATCTTGTTGCAAACTCAATGAACATCTTAGAACCAGATCCTGTCGATGCTGATGGAAATGCACGTGAAGATG TTTTGCAGGCGAATGAACCAGTTGATATTTTGCTTTTACCTG GGTTGGCATTTGACAAATCTGGACGACGTTTAGGCCGTGGTGGAGG TTACTACGATACCTTCTTGAAAAATTATCAGGACCTTGCAGAGACTCAGAATTGGAAGCAGCCCTTGCTTG TTGCACTCTCATATTCACAACAAATACTAGATGATGGTGTGATACCAGTTACTTCAACTGATGTTCTAGTTGATGCTCTTGTATCTCCAGAAGGTGTAATTCCCATCAGTTCTGCTGCCTTCAACAG AATGGATATCTGA
- the LOC123899667 gene encoding 5-formyltetrahydrofolate cyclo-ligase, mitochondrial-like isoform X6 → MSTNCNNDNTNNRDDLDSIFKQKRILRTQVRKTLKAIDPSLRSQQDNAIQDIILGAPWFKSSLRLCAYISCSALREVDTFKLLSQILQPPPSGGKKLYVPRVEDKNSNMRMLNVSRIDDLVANSMNILEPDPVDADGNAREDVLQANEPVDILLLPGLAFDKSGRRLGRGGGYYDTFLKNYQDLAETQNWKQPLLVALSYSQQILDDGVIPVTSTDVLVDALVSPEGVIPISSAAFNRMDI, encoded by the exons ATGTCAACTAACTGTAACAACGACAACACCAACAACCGTGATGACCTGGATTCCATTTTCAAACAGAAACGAATTCTTCGAACTCAGGTCAGAAAAACCCTCAAGGCCATCGACCCCTCCCTCAGGTCTCAACAAG ACAATGCTATTCAAGACATAATTTTGGGAGCTCCGTGGTTCAAATCAAGCCTTAGGCTATGCGCATACATTAGTTGTAGTGCTTTACGAGAAGTTGATACTTTCAAACTCTTATCACAAATTTTGCAGCCTCCACCCAGTG GTGGTAAAAAACTATATGTACCACGGGTGGAGGATAAAAATAGTAACATGAGGATGCTTAACGTATCGCGTATTGATGATCTTGTTGCAAACTCAATGAACATCTTAGAACCAGATCCTGTCGATGCTGATGGAAATGCACGTGAAGATG TTTTGCAGGCGAATGAACCAGTTGATATTTTGCTTTTACCTG GGTTGGCATTTGACAAATCTGGACGACGTTTAGGCCGTGGTGGAGG TTACTACGATACCTTCTTGAAAAATTATCAGGACCTTGCAGAGACTCAGAATTGGAAGCAGCCCTTGCTTG TTGCACTCTCATATTCACAACAAATACTAGATGATGGTGTGATACCAGTTACTTCAACTGATGTTCTAGTTGATGCTCTTGTATCTCCAGAAGGTGTAATTCCCATCAGTTCTGCTGCCTTCAACAG AATGGATATCTGA